A single Callithrix jacchus isolate 240 chromosome 4, calJac240_pri, whole genome shotgun sequence DNA region contains:
- the LOC144582045 gene encoding uncharacterized protein LOC144582045 isoform X2, which produces MAARKGQGYGDNSSKTHERKADLGPETSPRALWAFRALSIRVAPGSSQQGGDRSDNVFSRSTGAALILFLPARLDPTGAATSRLTPATALLAEIRRKGRR; this is translated from the exons ATGGCTGCCCGGAAGGGGCAGGGGTATGGGGACAATTCAAGCAAAACGCATGAAAGGAAAGCAGATCTTGGGCCAGAAACGTCCCCAAGGGCACTCTGGGCTTTCAGAG CGCTGAGCATCAGGGTTGCTCCCGGGAGCTCGCAGCAAGGCGGTGACCGCTCCGACAATGTCTTCAGTCGCAGCACCGGTGCCGCCCTCATTCTGTTCCTTCCGGCGCGGCTTGATCCCACCGGAGCCGCCACCTCGAGACTGACACCTGCCACAGCCCTTTTGGCTGAGATCCG caGGAAAGGAAGGCGATGA
- the LOC144582045 gene encoding uncharacterized protein LOC144582045 isoform X1 translates to MAARKGQGYGDNSSKTHERKADLGPETSPRALWAFRALSIRVAPGSSQQGGDRSDNVFSRSTGAALILFLPARLDPTGAATSRLTPATALLAEIRTKPRTSRPPRWKIRKFVAQAAAGPWTPPSYLTIDELNPRSGGA, encoded by the exons ATGGCTGCCCGGAAGGGGCAGGGGTATGGGGACAATTCAAGCAAAACGCATGAAAGGAAAGCAGATCTTGGGCCAGAAACGTCCCCAAGGGCACTCTGGGCTTTCAGAG CGCTGAGCATCAGGGTTGCTCCCGGGAGCTCGCAGCAAGGCGGTGACCGCTCCGACAATGTCTTCAGTCGCAGCACCGGTGCCGCCCTCATTCTGTTCCTTCCGGCGCGGCTTGATCCCACCGGAGCCGCCACCTCGAGACTGACACCTGCCACAGCCCTTTTGGCTGAGATCCG CACGAAGCCTCGGACCTCCAGGCCGCCGCGATGGAAGATAAGAAAGTTCGTTGCTCAGGCGGCGGCCGGCCCTTGGACCCCACCCTCTTACTTGACAATAGATGAACTGAACCCGAGGTCGGGGGGCGCCTGA
- the TUBB2B gene encoding tubulin beta-2B chain, whose amino-acid sequence MREIVHIQAGQCGNQIGAKFWEVISDEHGIDPTGSYHGDSDLQLERINVYYNEATGNKYVPRAILVDLEPGTMDSVRSGPFGQIFRPDNFVFGQSGAGNNWAKGHYTEGAELVDSVLDVVRKESESCDCLQGFQLTHSLGGGTGSGMGTLLISKIREEYPDRIMNTFSVMPSPKVSDTVVEPYNATLSVHQLVENTDETYCIDNEALYDICFRTLKLTTPTYGDLNHLVSATMSGVTTCLRFPGQLNADLRKLAVNMVPFPRLHFFMPGFAPLTSRGSQQYRALTVPELTQQMFDSKNMMAACDPRHGRYLTVAAIFRGRMSMKEVDEQMLNVQNKNSSYFVEWIPNNVKTAVCDIPPRGLKMSATFIGNSTAIQELFKRISEQFTAMFRRKAFLHWYTGEGMDEMEFTEAESNMNDLVSEYQQYQDATADEQGEFEEEEGEDEA is encoded by the exons ATGCGTGAGATCGTGCACATCCAGGCCGGCCAGTGCGGCAACCAGATCGGCGCCAAG TTTTGGGAGGTCATCAGTGATGAACATGGGATTGACCCCACTGGCAGTTACCATGGAGACAGTGATTTGCAGCTCGAGAGAATCAATGTTTACTACAATGAAGCCACTG GTAACAAATACGTTCCCCGGGCCATCCTCGTGGATCTGGAGCCTGGCACGATGGATTCCGTTAGGTCTGGACCATTCGGTCAGATCTTCAGACCAGACAATTTCGTATTTG GCCAGAGCGGAGCCGGGAATAACTGGGCCAAGGGCCACTACACAGAGGGAGCTGAGCTGGTCGACTCGGTCCTGGACGTGGTGAGGAAGGAGTCAGAGAGTTGTGACTGTCTCCAGGGCTTCCAGCTGACCCACTCTCTGGGGGGCGGCACGGGGTCCGGGATGGGCACCCTGCTCATCAGCAAGATCCGGGAGGAGTACCCAGACCGCATCATGAACACCTTCAGCGTCATGCCCTCACCCAAGGTGTCAGACACGGTGGTGGAGCCCTACAATGCCACCCTCTCCGTCCACCAGCTGGTGGAAAACACAGATGAAACCTACTGCATTGACAACGAGGCCCTGTACGACATCTGCTTCCGCACCCTGAAGCTGACCACCCCCACCTACGGGGACCTCAACCACCTGGTGTCAGCCACCATGAGCGGGGTCACCACCTGCCTGCGCTTCCCCGGCCAGCTGAACGCAGACCTGCGCAAGCTGGCGGTGAACATGGTGCCCTTCCCTCGCCTGCACTTCTTCATGCCGGGCTTTGCGCCCCTGACCAGCCGGGGTAGCCAGCAGTACCGCGCGCTCACGGTGCCCGAGCTCACCCAGCAGATGTTCGACTCCAAGAACATGATGGCCGCCTGCGACCCGCGCCACGGCCGCTACCTGACGGTGGCTGCCATCTTCCGGGGCCGCATGTCCATGAAGGAGGTGGACGAGCAGATGCTCAACGTGCAGAACAAGAACAGCAGCTACTTCGTGGAGTGGATCCCCAACAACGTCAAGACGGCCGTGTGCGACATCCCGCCCCGCGGCCTGAAGATGTCGGCCACCTTCATTGGCAACAGCACGGCCATCCAGGAGCTGTTCAAGCGCATCTCGGAGCAGTTCACGGCCATGTTCCGGCGCAAGGCCTTCCTGCACTGGTACACGGGCGAGGGCATGGACGAGATGGAGTTCACCGAGGCCGAGAGCAACATGAACGACCTGGTGTCTGAGTACCAGCAGTACCAGGATGCCACGGCTGACGAACAAGGGGAGTTCGAGGAGGAGGAGGGCGAGGACGAGGCGTAG